One Dreissena polymorpha isolate Duluth1 chromosome 9, UMN_Dpol_1.0, whole genome shotgun sequence genomic window carries:
- the LOC127844585 gene encoding invertebrate-type lysozyme-like, with product MASWPKTVYLLTLIALLGAHGNVIDDWEVDLEAVESEPRADLNVEYQPDVWNEVDRDLLDGDTNKRVYEQEIDSDDAEMTFGEAVDPAVKFAPGLVSVSEAGDPEVKFAPGLVSQACLGCICKLESQCKPIGCHMDVGSLSCGYFQIKVGYWTDCGRPGTDWKSCADDIQCSSQCVQNYMRRYASYYRCPATCEGYAREHNGGPNGCHNPRTIPYWNKLKRIPGCQNM from the exons ATGGCAAGTTGGCCAAAGACCGTGTATCTTCTGACGCTTATTGCGCTACTCGGTGCACATGGTAACGTCATAGACGATTGGGAGGTGGACCTGGAAGCCGTAGAATCAGAGCCTCGCGCGGACCTCAATGTTGAATATCAACCTGACGTCTGGAATGAGGTTGACAGAGATTTGCTCGATGGGGACACCAATAAGCGAGTCTATGAGCAAGAAATCGATTCAGACG ATGCTGAGATGACCTTTGGTGAAGCAGTTGACCCGGCAGTGAAATTTGCCCCAGGTCTGGTGTCTGTTTCTGAAGCAGGTGACCCGGAAGTTAAATTTGCTCCAGGTCTGGTGTCGCAGGCCTGTCTGGGATGCATTTGTAAG CTGGAGTCCCAATGCAAGCCTATCGGATGCCACATGGACGTCGGGTCGCTGTCATGTGGTTACTTCCAAATAAAGGTCGGGTACTGGACTGACTGCGGGAGGCCTGGAACAG ACTGGAAGTCATGCGCAGACGACATCCAATGCTCATCTCAGTGCGTGCAGAACTACATGCGGCGCTACGCCAGCTACTATCGCTGCCCAGCTACGTGCGAGGGGTACGCGAGGGAGCACAACGGGGGACCTAATGGCTGTCACAACCCCCGAACGATCCCGTACTGGAACAAACTAAAGAGGATCCCCGGGTGTCAAAATATGTAG